A region from the Sphingomonas brevis genome encodes:
- the cysN gene encoding sulfate adenylyltransferase subunit CysN, which yields MALPHAEERDLIASDISAYLAKQTSKEMLRFITCGSVDDGKSTLIGRLLYETRQIFDDQMAALEADSKRVGTQGANIDFALLVDGLTAEREQGITIDVAYRFFATSKRKFIVADTPGHEQYTRNMVTGASTADLALLLVDARKGVLEQTRRHSILCNLVGIRRMVLAVTKMDLVDFDQAAFDAIVAGYRAFADVIGIDDWIAIPVSGLTGDNVAKRGEATSWYDGPALLDHLEAVPVDSAAQEAKPFRMPVQWVSRPDQHFRGFAGLVAGGAIAAGDEVRILPSGRTTRVARIVTMDGDLPRAIAGQSVTLTFAEEVDCSRGDVIATAKDPPHAADQFEATIVWMADEAMTPGRGYWLKLGTQTVTATVAHPKHQVNVNSLEELAAKTLELNAIGVAELTTDRPLVFEPYRDDHVGPPNRVLGGFILIDKLTNATVAAGMLHFALRRAENVHWQALDVSRETHAKLKGQKPAVLWFTGLSGAGKSTIANLVEKKLAAMGRHTFLLDGDNVRHGLNKDLGFTEADRIENIRRVGEVAKLMADAGLIVLTAFISPFRAERDMVRRMMGDGEFIEVFVDTPLDEAEKRDVKGLYAKARAGELPNFTGIDSPYEAPENPELWIDTTKLSAEQAAEEIVAAITEFERR from the coding sequence ATGGCCCTGCCCCACGCCGAAGAGCGCGACCTGATCGCTTCGGATATCAGTGCTTACCTCGCCAAGCAGACGTCGAAGGAAATGTTGCGGTTCATCACCTGCGGCAGCGTCGATGACGGCAAATCCACCCTGATTGGCCGGTTGCTGTACGAAACCAGGCAGATTTTCGATGACCAGATGGCGGCGCTGGAGGCCGACAGCAAGCGCGTAGGAACCCAGGGCGCAAACATCGATTTCGCGCTGCTGGTCGACGGACTTACCGCCGAGCGCGAGCAAGGCATCACCATCGACGTCGCCTACCGTTTCTTCGCCACCTCGAAGCGCAAGTTCATCGTCGCCGACACGCCGGGCCATGAACAATATACCCGCAACATGGTCACCGGCGCCTCGACCGCCGATCTCGCCCTCTTGTTGGTCGATGCCCGCAAGGGGGTGCTGGAGCAGACTCGCCGGCATTCGATTTTGTGTAACCTGGTCGGAATTCGGCGCATGGTCCTCGCCGTGACCAAGATGGACCTGGTCGATTTCGACCAGGCAGCCTTCGATGCCATCGTCGCCGGCTATCGCGCCTTCGCCGATGTGATCGGCATCGACGACTGGATCGCCATTCCGGTGTCCGGCCTTACCGGCGACAATGTCGCGAAGCGGGGCGAAGCAACGAGCTGGTATGACGGCCCGGCGTTGCTGGATCATCTGGAAGCGGTGCCGGTCGACAGCGCGGCGCAGGAAGCCAAGCCGTTCCGCATGCCGGTGCAATGGGTCAGCCGGCCCGATCAGCATTTCCGCGGCTTTGCCGGACTGGTCGCCGGCGGCGCCATCGCGGCAGGCGATGAAGTGCGCATCCTCCCTTCCGGGCGCACAACCAGGGTGGCGCGGATCGTGACCATGGACGGCGATCTTCCCCGGGCAATCGCGGGGCAATCGGTCACGCTGACCTTCGCCGAGGAAGTCGATTGCTCGCGGGGGGACGTCATTGCCACGGCCAAGGACCCGCCCCATGCCGCCGACCAGTTCGAGGCGACGATCGTCTGGATGGCTGACGAAGCCATGACTCCGGGGCGCGGTTATTGGCTGAAGCTCGGCACCCAGACGGTGACCGCGACGGTCGCCCACCCCAAGCACCAGGTCAATGTCAACTCGCTCGAGGAATTGGCGGCAAAGACGCTTGAGCTGAACGCGATCGGTGTCGCGGAGCTGACGACTGATCGGCCCCTGGTGTTCGAACCCTATCGGGATGACCATGTCGGGCCGCCCAACCGGGTACTTGGCGGCTTCATCCTGATCGACAAGCTGACCAACGCCACCGTGGCAGCGGGCATGCTGCACTTCGCGCTTCGCCGGGCCGAGAACGTCCATTGGCAAGCTCTCGATGTCAGCCGCGAAACCCACGCCAAGCTGAAGGGCCAAAAGCCGGCGGTGCTATGGTTCACCGGGCTTAGCGGAGCCGGCAAGTCGACCATCGCCAATCTGGTCGAGAAGAAGCTGGCGGCAATGGGTCGCCATACCTTCCTGCTCGACGGCGACAACGTCCGCCATGGCCTCAACAAGGATTTGGGCTTCACCGAGGCCGACCGGATCGAGAATATTCGCCGCGTCGGCGAGGTGGCGAAGCTGATGGCCGATGCCGGCCTGATCGTGCTGACTGCCTTCATTTCGCCGTTCAGGGCGGAGCGCGACATGGTCCGGCGGATGATGGGTGACGGCGAATTTATCGAGGTGTTCGTCGACACGCCGCTCGACGAGGCCGAGAAGCGCGACGTCAAGGGACTCTATGCAAAAGCCCGGGCCGGTGAACTGCCCAATTTTACTGGCATCGACAGCCCGTATGAAGCGCCTGAAAATCCCGAACTGTGGATTGATACGACCAAGCTCAGCGCCGAACAGGCCGCCGAGGAAATCGTCGCCGCGATCACGGAGTTCGAGCGGCGCTAG
- the cysD gene encoding sulfate adenylyltransferase subunit CysD codes for MTFACGAAWWQSMSGLTHLDRLEAESIHIMRETVAEAARPVMLYSIGKDSAVMLHLARKAFYPAPLPFPLLHVDTTWKFRDMYALRDKVGAEEGIDLLVYKNPEAERQGINPFDHGPLHTDLWKTEGLRQALDKFGFDAAFGGARRDEEKSRAKERIFSFRTATHRWDPKKQRPELWSLYNVRKNAGESMRVFPLSNWTELDIWTYILRERIEIVPLYLAAPRPVVERDGLLIMVDDDRFRLNDGEQVETRSVRFRTLGCYPLSGAIESDADTIEQVVQEMLLATTSERQGRIIDRDAGEGSMEKKKQEGYF; via the coding sequence TTGACCTTTGCGTGCGGTGCGGCTTGGTGGCAGTCGATGAGTGGCCTGACCCATCTCGACCGGCTGGAGGCCGAGAGCATCCACATCATGCGCGAAACCGTGGCCGAGGCCGCGCGCCCGGTAATGCTCTATTCGATCGGCAAGGACAGCGCGGTGATGCTGCACCTCGCCCGCAAGGCCTTTTATCCGGCGCCGCTGCCCTTCCCGCTGCTCCATGTCGATACGACCTGGAAGTTCCGCGACATGTATGCGCTACGCGACAAGGTCGGGGCGGAGGAGGGGATCGATCTTCTCGTCTACAAAAACCCCGAGGCCGAGCGCCAAGGCATCAATCCGTTCGATCATGGCCCGCTCCACACCGACCTGTGGAAGACCGAGGGCCTGCGCCAGGCGCTCGACAAATTTGGCTTCGACGCCGCGTTCGGCGGCGCCCGCCGCGACGAGGAGAAAAGCCGGGCCAAGGAGCGGATCTTCTCCTTCCGCACCGCCACCCACCGGTGGGATCCCAAGAAGCAGCGGCCGGAGCTTTGGTCGCTCTACAATGTCCGCAAGAATGCCGGGGAATCGATGCGGGTCTTTCCGCTCTCCAACTGGACCGAGCTCGACATCTGGACCTACATACTGCGTGAGCGGATCGAGATCGTGCCGCTCTATCTTGCCGCGCCGCGGCCGGTGGTGGAGCGCGACGGGCTGCTGATCATGGTCGACGACGATCGCTTCCGGCTGAATGATGGCGAACAGGTCGAGACCCGCTCGGTCCGCTTCCGAACGCTTGGCTGCTACCCGCTGTCGGGCGCGATCGAGAGCGACGCCGACACCATCGAGCAGGTGGTGCAGGAAATGCTGCTCGCCACCACCAGCGAGCGGCAGGGGCGGATCATCGACCGCGATGCCGGCGAAGGATCGATGGAGAAGAAGAAGCAAGAGGGCTATTTCTGA
- a CDS encoding EF-hand domain-containing protein: protein MKFMRFAALALATAIPASAMAAQSGAKEEAPKAVTRAEISDKLDADYADMDADKDGKVTAAEIDARLVKSAEAKIEEYKKERDAAFAKLDLNGDGNISRTEFDEKAKLPTMKQPDAAPFLARFDVNKDGAITLEEFRGPTLANFAKLDVNKDGTISPAEAEGPPAKTAAAPPAKKPAFKNTPSISR from the coding sequence ATGAAATTCATGAGGTTTGCGGCCCTGGCGCTGGCTACGGCAATACCGGCCTCGGCGATGGCGGCGCAGAGCGGCGCCAAGGAAGAGGCGCCCAAGGCGGTCACCAGGGCGGAAATCAGCGACAAGCTGGACGCCGACTATGCCGACATGGACGCGGACAAGGACGGCAAGGTCACCGCCGCCGAAATCGACGCCCGGCTGGTCAAGAGTGCCGAAGCCAAGATCGAGGAATATAAGAAGGAGCGCGACGCGGCTTTCGCCAAGCTCGACCTCAACGGCGACGGCAACATCAGCCGCACCGAATTTGACGAGAAGGCCAAGCTGCCGACCATGAAGCAGCCCGACGCGGCGCCATTCCTGGCCCGCTTCGACGTCAACAAGGACGGCGCAATCACCTTGGAGGAATTCCGCGGGCCGACCCTGGCCAATTTCGCCAAGCTGGACGTCAACAAGGACGGCACGATCAGCCCGGCCGAAGCCGAAGGTCCGCCGGCCAAGACCGCCGCGGCGCCGCCGGCCAAGAAGCCGGCCTTCAAGAATACGCCCTCCATCTCCCGCTAG
- a CDS encoding DUF2065 domain-containing protein, with the protein MTTAIPLTLHLLVLIGLYELAAGLAGFTRHIDWPALLDEFERSPALTFVTGFAAFAIGAAIHLGHHHWTDTLAIIVSAIGWMVMAEGLLIMVWAKPLLAFCRPLVSQQRIISIIAILFGIALILLGVTGRADPHLI; encoded by the coding sequence ATGACGACTGCAATCCCGCTGACGCTTCACCTGCTGGTCCTGATCGGCCTTTACGAACTGGCCGCGGGCCTGGCCGGGTTTACTCGGCACATCGACTGGCCGGCTCTGCTCGACGAGTTCGAGCGGTCGCCCGCCCTGACCTTCGTTACCGGTTTCGCGGCCTTCGCGATCGGCGCGGCGATCCACCTCGGCCATCACCACTGGACCGACACTCTGGCGATCATCGTCTCGGCCATTGGCTGGATGGTGATGGCGGAGGGCTTGCTGATCATGGTGTGGGCGAAGCCGCTATTGGCCTTCTGCCGGCCGCTGGTCAGCCAACAGCGAATAATTTCGATCATAGCAATCCTGTTTGGGATTGCGCTCATCTTGCTCGGCGTAACTGGCCGGGCCGACCCCCATCTCATTTAG
- the thiC gene encoding phosphomethylpyrimidine synthase ThiC, which yields MADIPARTELGVTTGPIRGSRKIFVQGPSTGSGQAGVRVAMRQVDLEPSSGEPPVTLYDTSGPYTDPESRIDIMAGLPELRRDWIRGRGDVEEVAQREVRPEDNGQLGPDRSGGVAPFPNVRRRVLRARPGHNVSQMHYARRGIITPEMEYVAVRENLGREMARELQRDGESFGAAIPDHVTPEFVRDEVARGRAIIPNNINHPESEPMAIGRNFLVKINANIGNSAVASDVAAEVDKMVWAIRWGADTVMDLSTGRNIHDTREWIVRNSPVPIGTVPIYQALEKVGGIAEDLTWEIFRDTLIEQAEQGVDYFTIHAGVRLPYVPLTASRVTGIVSRGGSIMAKWCLAHHRESFLYERFDEISEIMKAYDIAYSLGDGLRPGSIADANDEAQFAELYTLGELTKRAWDQDVQVMIEGPGHVPMHKIKENMEKQLEVCGEAPFYTLGPLTTDIAPGYDHITSGIGAAMIGWFGTAMLCYVTPKEHLGLPDRDDVKVGVVTYKLAAHAADLAKGHPAAKVRDDALSRARFEFRWRDQFNLSLDPDTAEEYHDQTLPAEGAKTAHFCSMCGPKFCSMKITQEVREFARLNPSPLVPSEVEGGGQDAEAGMEEMSRRFHDEGGELYLPAAE from the coding sequence ATGGCCGATATCCCGGCGCGCACCGAACTAGGCGTAACCACTGGCCCGATCCGCGGCAGCCGCAAGATATTCGTCCAGGGCCCTTCGACCGGATCAGGACAGGCCGGCGTCCGCGTCGCGATGCGCCAGGTGGACCTCGAACCATCGTCGGGCGAACCGCCCGTGACGCTGTACGACACCAGCGGACCCTATACCGACCCGGAAAGCCGGATCGACATCATGGCCGGGCTGCCCGAACTTCGCCGCGACTGGATCCGTGGCCGCGGCGACGTCGAGGAAGTCGCCCAGCGCGAGGTTCGCCCGGAAGACAATGGCCAGCTGGGTCCCGACCGTTCGGGCGGGGTCGCGCCCTTCCCCAACGTGCGCCGCCGCGTGCTTCGCGCCAGGCCGGGCCATAACGTCAGCCAGATGCACTATGCCCGCCGCGGAATCATTACCCCGGAAATGGAATATGTCGCGGTACGTGAGAATCTGGGCCGCGAAATGGCACGCGAGCTGCAGCGTGACGGCGAAAGCTTCGGCGCCGCCATCCCCGACCATGTCACCCCCGAATTCGTCCGCGACGAGGTGGCGCGCGGCCGGGCGATCATCCCCAACAACATCAATCACCCCGAGTCCGAGCCGATGGCGATCGGCCGCAATTTCCTGGTCAAGATCAACGCCAACATCGGCAACAGCGCAGTCGCTTCCGACGTCGCGGCCGAGGTCGACAAGATGGTCTGGGCGATCCGCTGGGGCGCGGACACCGTCATGGACCTTTCGACCGGCCGCAACATCCACGACACGCGCGAATGGATCGTCCGCAATTCGCCGGTGCCGATCGGCACCGTGCCGATTTACCAGGCGCTGGAGAAGGTCGGCGGAATCGCCGAGGATCTGACCTGGGAAATCTTCCGCGACACGCTGATCGAACAGGCCGAGCAGGGCGTCGACTATTTCACCATCCACGCCGGCGTCCGGCTGCCTTACGTGCCGCTGACCGCAAGCCGAGTCACCGGCATCGTCAGCCGCGGTGGATCGATAATGGCCAAATGGTGCCTGGCTCATCACCGCGAGTCATTCCTCTATGAGCGGTTCGACGAGATCAGCGAGATTATGAAGGCCTATGACATCGCTTACTCGCTGGGCGACGGCCTTCGCCCCGGCAGCATCGCCGACGCCAACGACGAGGCGCAGTTCGCTGAGCTCTACACGCTGGGCGAGCTGACCAAGCGCGCCTGGGACCAGGACGTGCAGGTGATGATCGAGGGCCCCGGCCATGTGCCGATGCACAAGATCAAGGAGAATATGGAAAAGCAGCTGGAGGTTTGCGGCGAAGCGCCCTTCTACACGCTTGGGCCGCTCACTACCGACATCGCGCCGGGGTACGACCATATCACCAGCGGCATTGGCGCGGCGATGATCGGCTGGTTCGGAACGGCGATGCTTTGCTACGTGACGCCCAAGGAGCATTTGGGCCTGCCCGACCGCGACGATGTGAAAGTGGGCGTGGTGACCTACAAGCTAGCCGCCCATGCGGCCGACCTCGCCAAGGGTCATCCGGCGGCCAAGGTCCGCGACGACGCGCTGAGCCGGGCGCGGTTCGAGTTCCGCTGGCGCGACCAGTTCAACCTGAGCCTCGATCCCGACACGGCCGAGGAATATCACGACCAGACGCTTCCGGCCGAAGGTGCGAAGACCGCCCACTTCTGTTCGATGTGCGGCCCGAAATTCTGCAGCATGAAGATCACGCAAGAGGTGAGAGAGTTCGCCCGCCTAAATCCCTCACCGCTCGTGCCGAGCGAAGTCGAGGGGGGCGGGCAGGATGCCGAAGCCGGGATGGAAGAAATGTCCAGGCGCTTCCACGACGAAGGTGGGGAGCTTTACCTGCCGGCGGCGGAGTGA
- a CDS encoding YaiI/YqxD family protein: MSQIRILVDADACPVKDEVYKVAWRREVPVTVVSNMAMRVPEHALIARVVVSDKFDAADDWIAESADAKTVVITGDILLADRCLKKGATVIGHDGKPFTSASIGGAIATRAIMADLRVGADGITGGPKPFAKADRSRFLQALDEALGQLAR; the protein is encoded by the coding sequence ATGAGCCAAATCCGAATTTTGGTCGACGCCGATGCCTGTCCCGTCAAGGACGAGGTGTACAAGGTCGCCTGGCGGCGCGAGGTGCCGGTGACGGTGGTCAGCAACATGGCGATGCGCGTACCGGAACATGCGCTGATCGCTCGAGTGGTCGTGTCGGACAAGTTCGATGCAGCCGACGACTGGATCGCGGAAAGCGCTGACGCGAAAACCGTGGTGATCACCGGCGACATTTTGCTCGCCGACCGCTGCCTGAAGAAGGGTGCGACGGTGATCGGCCACGATGGAAAGCCGTTCACCTCCGCAAGCATCGGCGGCGCCATCGCCACTCGCGCGATCATGGCGGACCTGCGCGTTGGCGCCGACGGAATTACCGGCGGACCGAAGCCATTCGCCAAGGCGGACCGGTCACGCTTCCTGCAGGCGCTCGACGAGGCGTTGGGGCAGTTGGCGAGGTAG
- a CDS encoding ferritin-like domain-containing protein yields the protein MFETDKGGLAALKTLTDTLADSVNGYRDAAQHVDSAEFKQMFTELGDERSQVLSDLDAELGRFGGAPADRDGTTMGTLHQRWLDFKASVTGNDDKAVINEVERGEGYLKEKFEAAIGSDTLEGDAGGIVERAFASVREGHDRVSALKHSLEGQPTG from the coding sequence ATGTTCGAAACTGACAAGGGCGGCCTGGCTGCCCTCAAGACTCTTACCGACACGCTTGCCGACAGCGTCAATGGCTATCGCGATGCGGCGCAGCATGTCGACTCAGCCGAGTTCAAGCAGATGTTCACCGAGCTTGGCGACGAGCGCAGCCAGGTACTGAGCGACCTTGACGCGGAGCTGGGCCGGTTTGGCGGAGCTCCCGCCGACCGCGACGGCACCACCATGGGCACGCTTCATCAGCGCTGGCTGGACTTCAAGGCCAGCGTTACCGGCAACGACGACAAGGCGGTCATCAACGAGGTCGAGCGCGGTGAGGGCTATCTCAAGGAGAAGTTCGAAGCCGCCATCGGCAGCGATACGCTGGAGGGCGACGCAGGCGGCATCGTCGAGCGTGCGTTCGCCTCGGTTCGCGAAGGCCATGACCGGGTGAGTGCGCTGAAGCATTCGCTCGAGGGCCAGCCGACCGGCTAA
- a CDS encoding GlsB/YeaQ/YmgE family stress response membrane protein, with protein sequence MEYGIIGWIVVGLIAGILAKWIMPGDDPGGIIVTILIGIAGGLLGGFVASKMGIGGGNIVNILVATAGAILLLIIYRVVGRRRVS encoded by the coding sequence ATGGAATATGGCATTATCGGCTGGATCGTCGTCGGATTGATTGCCGGCATCCTTGCCAAATGGATCATGCCCGGCGACGATCCCGGTGGCATCATCGTGACGATCCTGATCGGTATCGCCGGCGGCCTGCTCGGCGGCTTCGTGGCCAGCAAGATGGGCATTGGCGGCGGCAATATCGTCAACATCCTGGTCGCGACAGCGGGCGCCATCCTGCTGCTAATCATTTACCGGGTCGTGGGGCGACGCCGGGTTAGCTGA
- a CDS encoding MerR family transcriptional regulator encodes MVRNQALNRDTISGLAKSAGVGVETVRYYQRRGLLPEPARPPGEIRRYGEADVKRMRFIRSAQAAGFTLAEIGELIALDASDDRARARELAQSRVAAIDGKIAELQEARDALAGLARACASSQKGPCPILRAFEREK; translated from the coding sequence ATGGTACGGAATCAAGCATTAAATCGCGATACGATCAGCGGCCTCGCCAAATCGGCGGGCGTAGGGGTCGAAACGGTGCGATATTACCAGCGGCGCGGGCTGCTCCCCGAACCGGCGCGGCCGCCGGGCGAGATTCGGCGCTACGGCGAGGCGGACGTCAAGCGGATGAGGTTCATCCGATCCGCCCAGGCGGCCGGCTTCACGCTGGCCGAGATCGGCGAGCTGATCGCGCTCGATGCATCCGACGACCGGGCGCGGGCGCGGGAACTGGCGCAAAGCCGGGTGGCCGCGATCGACGGAAAGATCGCGGAACTGCAAGAGGCGCGGGATGCACTGGCCGGACTGGCCCGGGCCTGCGCGTCCAGCCAGAAAGGCCCCTGCCCGATCCTGCGAGCTTTCGAGCGAGAGAAGTAG
- a CDS encoding PilZ domain-containing protein translates to MTVTVPFQQPERRRSARTALHLNATMRDGNRKVPARVIDISPHGCRIACSTVVADDHMVWLSLPGLEGLRGRVAWHCEEFIGLEFETPLNDAVFDRLVAQHRQLPEGEIKELRSIASRTHWLARQAGDDDIAILADISRQCAENAVVEGLKLTSPKKG, encoded by the coding sequence ATGACTGTAACCGTACCATTCCAGCAACCGGAGCGCCGGCGATCGGCGCGGACGGCGCTGCACCTCAATGCCACGATGCGCGACGGCAATCGCAAGGTGCCCGCGCGGGTGATCGACATTTCACCGCATGGCTGCCGCATCGCCTGTTCGACCGTGGTCGCCGACGACCATATGGTGTGGCTGAGTCTGCCCGGGCTAGAGGGCCTGCGCGGGCGCGTCGCCTGGCATTGCGAGGAATTCATCGGCCTGGAGTTCGAAACGCCGCTTAACGACGCGGTGTTCGACCGGCTGGTCGCCCAGCACCGCCAGCTTCCCGAAGGCGAGATCAAGGAGCTGCGCTCGATCGCCAGCCGGACGCACTGGCTGGCGCGGCAGGCGGGCGACGACGACATCGCCATCCTGGCCGACATCAGCCGCCAATGCGCCGAGAATGCGGTAGTTGAGGGCCTGAAGCTGACCAGCCCGAAGAAGGGCTAG
- a CDS encoding TCR/Tet family MFS transporter, whose product MSRQPRAVPIVLLVLLLDAMSFGIVLPVLPGLVVHLTHVSMAEATRIAGYMLLVFAVTHFLAGPIIGNLGDRFGRRPVLLICVAAFAIDYALMAAAPTIGWLFAGRVVAGIAGATYGPANAVLADVTPGKDRARVFGLMGAAFGGGFILGPALGGLLAGFGTRAPFIAAAALAGFNFLWILVSLPETLRPEDRRQFEWKRANAFGTFAPLLKESKAVPLILASLLWQIAHQVYPSTWAFWAELRFDWSAAQIGWSLAAAGLSMAIAQALITGRVVARFGEERSIVTGMLVGGVSFTLYAFLSEGWIYPIIFFSALQGLVYPSTNALLSRMTDASNQGALQGGMASVASVGAIIGPLAMTQALALGAERGFPGSAFLLAATMVGAGLLVIVFGVIRRKGEAAPQP is encoded by the coding sequence ATGTCCCGCCAACCCCGCGCCGTGCCGATCGTCCTGCTGGTATTGCTGCTCGACGCGATGAGCTTCGGCATCGTGCTGCCCGTATTGCCCGGGCTGGTGGTTCACCTGACGCACGTGTCGATGGCCGAAGCGACGCGGATTGCCGGCTATATGCTGCTGGTCTTCGCCGTGACCCATTTCCTCGCCGGACCGATCATCGGCAATCTCGGCGACCGCTTCGGCCGTCGCCCGGTGCTGCTGATCTGCGTCGCCGCCTTTGCCATCGACTATGCGTTGATGGCCGCCGCCCCGACGATCGGCTGGCTGTTCGCCGGGCGAGTGGTAGCCGGTATCGCAGGGGCGACCTACGGCCCGGCCAACGCCGTCCTGGCCGACGTTACGCCAGGCAAGGACCGGGCGCGGGTGTTCGGCCTGATGGGCGCGGCGTTCGGCGGCGGCTTCATCCTTGGCCCGGCGCTGGGCGGACTGCTTGCCGGGTTCGGGACGCGGGCTCCGTTCATCGCCGCGGCGGCGCTGGCCGGGTTCAATTTCCTGTGGATCCTGGTCAGCCTGCCCGAGACGCTGCGCCCCGAGGACCGGCGCCAGTTCGAATGGAAGAGGGCTAATGCGTTCGGTACGTTTGCGCCTCTGCTGAAAGAGTCGAAGGCGGTACCGCTGATCCTCGCGTCGTTGCTGTGGCAGATCGCCCATCAGGTCTATCCGTCTACGTGGGCCTTCTGGGCGGAGCTGAGGTTCGACTGGTCCGCGGCCCAGATCGGCTGGTCGCTGGCGGCGGCGGGCCTGTCGATGGCGATCGCCCAGGCTCTCATCACCGGACGGGTGGTGGCCCGCTTCGGAGAGGAGCGGAGCATCGTCACCGGCATGCTGGTCGGCGGAGTCAGCTTCACGCTCTATGCCTTTTTGTCCGAGGGCTGGATCTATCCGATCATATTCTTCAGCGCACTGCAGGGCCTGGTCTATCCGTCGACCAACGCCTTGCTGTCACGGATGACCGACGCCTCCAACCAGGGGGCGCTGCAAGGCGGAATGGCATCAGTCGCGAGCGTCGGCGCGATCATCGGACCGCTGGCGATGACCCAGGCACTGGCGCTGGGCGCGGAGCGAGGCTTCCCCGGGTCAGCGTTTTTGCTGGCGGCGACGATGGTCGGCGCCGGGCTGCTGGTCATTGTCTTTGGAGTGATCAGGCGAAAGGGTGA